From a region of the Campylobacter showae genome:
- a CDS encoding PAS domain-containing protein, whose product MNENKEYFVKEEDFIVSKTDLKGKITYCNQPFLKIVGATQEQLLHKPHNIIRHPDMPRVVFKLLWDRIKAKQEIFAFVKNKSFDGGFYWVFANVTASLGANCEIIGYYSVRRKPNPEGVKFIEGIYRQLLEAEKSGGMEASGKLLGKILSDAGIGYDELVHKLQRGQI is encoded by the coding sequence GTGAACGAGAATAAAGAGTATTTCGTAAAAGAAGAAGATTTTATCGTATCAAAAACCGATCTAAAGGGCAAGATAACCTACTGCAATCAGCCGTTTTTAAAGATCGTCGGCGCGACGCAAGAGCAGCTTTTGCATAAACCGCACAACATCATCAGGCACCCTGATATGCCGCGCGTCGTGTTTAAGCTTCTATGGGATCGCATCAAGGCAAAACAAGAGATCTTTGCGTTCGTTAAAAACAAGAGCTTTGACGGCGGCTTTTACTGGGTATTTGCAAACGTCACGGCTTCGCTAGGCGCTAACTGCGAGATCATCGGCTACTACTCCGTTCGCCGCAAGCCAAATCCAGAAGGCGTCAAATTTATTGAGGGCATATATAGGCAGCTGCTTGAGGCGGAAAAAAGCGGCGGCATGGAGGCCTCGGGTAAGTTGCTCGGGAAAATTTTATCAGATGCTGGCATAGGCTACGACGAGCTAGTACATAAACTTCAACGAGGACAGATATAA
- a CDS encoding UDP-N-acetylglucosamine--N-acetylmuramyl-(pentapeptide) pyrophosphoryl-undecaprenol N-acetylglucosamine transferase — protein MTSVEAQNKTESGTIVICGGGTGGHLAVAKALNEELVSRGCRTVFVGSSSGQDKMWFENDAAFSEKFFLPSSGVVNKKGLGKLFSLFNILNLAFKCRKIFKTHAVKAVVSVGGYSAAPAAFAAIISRTPLFIHEQNAVIGNLNKLLKPLAKGFFSSYFKPVFGYPVAERFFSSARLRSELKTVIFLGGSQGAAAINSLALKLAPVFKQKGVKIIHQCGKNALESLQEEYKKLALGSDELELFDFDPKIELKMSRADLAISRAGAGTLWELTANALPSVFVPYPHAANNHQVFNAKFLVDQNLAKFCFQKGGDIDADEMLNLINEMDIAQISSKLSKQIDSDGAQKIVDEILKDI, from the coding sequence TTGACTAGCGTCGAAGCTCAAAACAAAACCGAAAGCGGCACTATCGTTATCTGCGGCGGAGGCACGGGCGGACATCTGGCCGTCGCAAAAGCTCTAAACGAGGAGCTGGTTTCACGCGGATGCAGGACGGTATTTGTAGGATCAAGCAGCGGACAGGATAAAATGTGGTTTGAAAACGACGCTGCATTTAGTGAGAAATTTTTCCTGCCTAGCAGCGGCGTAGTAAATAAAAAAGGGCTAGGCAAGCTTTTTTCGCTTTTTAATATCCTAAATTTAGCCTTTAAATGCCGCAAAATTTTTAAGACTCATGCTGTAAAAGCCGTCGTTAGCGTAGGCGGATACAGCGCGGCGCCTGCGGCATTTGCGGCGATCATCTCACGCACGCCGCTTTTTATCCATGAGCAAAACGCCGTGATCGGCAATCTAAACAAACTCCTAAAACCGCTTGCGAAGGGCTTTTTTAGCTCGTATTTTAAGCCTGTTTTTGGCTATCCCGTAGCGGAGAGATTTTTTAGCTCGGCTAGACTTCGCAGCGAGCTAAAAACGGTGATATTTTTAGGCGGTTCGCAGGGCGCTGCGGCGATAAATTCGTTAGCTTTAAAGCTGGCTCCTGTTTTTAAACAAAAAGGCGTAAAAATCATCCATCAATGCGGTAAAAATGCGCTTGAGAGCTTGCAAGAGGAGTATAAAAAGCTTGCTCTTGGCAGCGATGAGCTTGAGCTTTTTGACTTTGATCCTAAAATAGAGCTTAAGATGAGCCGCGCCGATCTGGCGATAAGCCGCGCAGGAGCAGGCACACTGTGGGAGCTCACGGCAAACGCGCTGCCTAGCGTATTCGTACCTTACCCTCACGCCGCAAATAACCATCAGGTCTTTAATGCTAAATTTCTAGTGGATCAAAATTTGGCCAAATTTTGCTTTCAAAAAGGCGGCGATATCGATGCAGACGAGATGCTAAATTTGATAAATGAGATGGATATAGCGCAAATTTCAAGCAAGCTTTCCAAACAGATAGATAGTGACGGCGCACAAAAAATCGTGGATGAAATTTTAAAAGATATTTAA
- a CDS encoding FtsW/RodA/SpoVE family cell cycle protein encodes MQADKWIFYSCVALITIGVVFSLSLPVFTVLFFNYDPYHFFIRQLVVGAIGIFLMWGISRLDPDKSMVWIGFCLFGFCAIAMGAMHALPSSLVTDAGGAKRWIRLPGFSLAPVEFFKIGFVYFLAWSFARKIDGSKKSLKQEFKLILPYMFLFLIAVYLIAILQNDLGQVVVLALTLIVMMLFAGTSKRLFVIGMAGASVLAFVAIFTSEHRILRIKSWWGTVQNMVLSLMPENMANMFRVEGVPEPYQISHSLNAIKHGGFFGEGLGAGVFKLGFLSEVHTDFVLAGIAEEVGVLGILIITSLLLILLFRIFRVSSRSENKVYHLFTLGVGLLISFSFIMNSYGITSITPIKGIAVPFLSYGGSSILALCIGVGMVLMVSKKVKD; translated from the coding sequence ATGCAGGCGGATAAGTGGATATTTTACTCTTGCGTCGCACTCATTACTATCGGCGTCGTTTTTTCGCTCTCCTTGCCCGTTTTTACCGTGCTTTTCTTCAATTACGACCCTTATCATTTTTTTATCAGACAGCTTGTCGTGGGGGCGATCGGGATATTTTTGATGTGGGGTATTTCGCGGCTTGACCCTGATAAATCCATGGTTTGGATCGGCTTTTGTCTGTTTGGCTTTTGCGCTATCGCGATGGGAGCTATGCATGCGCTACCTAGCTCGCTGGTTACCGATGCGGGCGGTGCGAAGCGCTGGATACGCTTGCCGGGTTTTTCTTTGGCGCCTGTTGAGTTTTTTAAGATCGGTTTCGTTTACTTTTTGGCATGGAGCTTTGCGCGCAAGATCGACGGCAGCAAAAAGAGTCTAAAGCAGGAATTTAAGCTCATTTTGCCTTATATGTTTTTGTTTTTGATAGCCGTTTATCTCATCGCCATCCTTCAAAACGACCTCGGCCAAGTCGTCGTTTTGGCGCTTACGCTTATCGTTATGATGCTTTTTGCAGGCACTAGCAAGCGGCTTTTCGTCATCGGTATGGCGGGTGCTTCAGTGCTTGCTTTCGTGGCTATTTTTACGTCCGAGCACCGAATTTTGCGTATAAAATCATGGTGGGGCACGGTACAAAACATGGTCCTTTCACTTATGCCGGAAAATATGGCAAATATGTTTCGCGTCGAGGGCGTGCCTGAGCCGTATCAGATCTCACACTCGCTAAATGCGATAAAGCACGGCGGATTTTTCGGCGAGGGGCTGGGAGCTGGCGTGTTTAAGCTCGGATTTTTGAGCGAAGTGCACACGGACTTCGTACTTGCCGGTATCGCCGAGGAGGTTGGGGTGCTCGGGATACTTATCATCACGTCGCTTCTTTTGATTTTGCTTTTCCGCATCTTTCGCGTCTCGTCAAGGAGTGAAAACAAGGTCTATCACCTCTTTACGCTCGGCGTCGGGCTTCTTATCTCGTTTTCGTTTATCATGAACTCATACGGCATCACCTCGATCACGCCTATCAAAGGCATCGCCGTACCGTTTCTAAGCTACGGCGGCAGCTCGATCCTGGCGCTTTGCATAGGGGTCGGCATGGTGCTGATGGTGAGTAAAAAAGTAAAAGATTGA
- a CDS encoding TonB-dependent receptor — MRVKFSVATCAVLALFAAQANAADTVKLEGVEINSVGDNISESGISEGILTKNVQNGILAGKKVLDTPYQISTITKETMNHQGVTGFEEAVKYFPSAQVQMRGGTTVGRPQTRGFEGSVVGNVFWDGFYAISTTAIPMAMFESLQIQNGLAGSLYGPQNPVGVFNYTRKRPVDNEHSIWADYASREHFGVGVDSSMKFDKVGYRAVVYGSDGAKQVKDSNYQRRLASITLEFYPTESLTFETAASYYEHNTHGFAGLFALYVKDGMIRNDLKLPDPVDNKTPGLGQPYGGMNLKTTTASAKFKYAPSEDWYFEGGYQFQRADRHIHSVVNRITDKNGNYDTYHSGGATAAYRFDLPSGYLKAVTDFDTWGLNHNFSVQANGYRYVQYRYSNLSTTTKAGSANINDPKIFPHPNSKKGSNLYKLSTTDMKNISVLDDITINDNFSLLLSLSNSWIKERTRPAITATQRQLKPIVTKYDESGLSYGASLVYKPVENVSTYITFADSLQQGGSGTNTDGTTSVLKPYRSKQYEIGAKARINEIDFSTAVFRIQRPIAYVGSNGRYDVQGEQVNTGFEFMSGGKITSNLSVLGGFTLINSKFKDPLLKGANGKVVNGVPKLNSNLLFDYVVPNTEKLAFSANFHYTSKMYIDDLNTQATPSFFVTDLGVRYVSRAMLGKQTTLRFNVNNVFNKKYWAGMYPASADGAGTSASVLGVANGLSLGESRMFMLSAEVKF, encoded by the coding sequence ATGAGAGTGAAATTTTCAGTTGCCACATGTGCGGTTTTGGCGCTATTTGCAGCGCAAGCCAATGCCGCAGATACGGTTAAGCTAGAAGGTGTCGAGATAAACAGCGTCGGCGATAACATCAGCGAGAGCGGTATCAGCGAAGGCATCCTAACCAAAAACGTACAAAACGGTATCCTAGCCGGCAAAAAGGTGCTAGACACCCCGTATCAAATAAGCACGATCACAAAAGAAACGATGAATCACCAAGGCGTGACCGGCTTTGAGGAAGCGGTGAAATACTTCCCGTCCGCGCAAGTTCAGATGAGAGGCGGCACCACGGTCGGTCGTCCGCAAACTCGCGGCTTTGAGGGTAGCGTCGTAGGCAACGTTTTTTGGGACGGCTTTTACGCTATCTCGACTACGGCGATTCCTATGGCGATGTTTGAGAGCTTGCAGATACAAAACGGTCTTGCCGGCTCGCTCTACGGCCCGCAAAATCCAGTCGGCGTCTTTAACTACACGAGAAAACGCCCGGTAGATAACGAGCACAGCATCTGGGCGGACTACGCTTCGCGCGAGCACTTCGGCGTAGGCGTGGATAGCTCGATGAAATTTGACAAGGTGGGCTACCGCGCGGTCGTGTACGGCTCGGACGGCGCAAAACAAGTAAAAGACAGCAACTATCAGCGCCGCCTAGCCAGCATCACGCTCGAGTTTTATCCGACCGAGTCGCTTACGTTTGAGACTGCGGCTAGCTACTACGAGCACAACACTCACGGCTTTGCGGGACTTTTTGCGCTTTACGTAAAAGACGGCATGATCAGAAACGACCTAAAGCTACCAGATCCAGTCGATAACAAAACTCCGGGCCTTGGTCAGCCATACGGCGGTATGAATCTAAAAACAACGACCGCTAGCGCTAAATTTAAATACGCTCCGAGCGAGGATTGGTATTTCGAGGGCGGATATCAGTTCCAGCGAGCAGACCGCCATATACACAGCGTCGTAAATAGAATCACCGATAAAAACGGCAACTACGATACCTATCACAGCGGCGGAGCGACGGCGGCGTATAGATTTGACCTGCCTAGCGGCTATTTAAAGGCGGTCACGGACTTTGATACTTGGGGGCTAAACCATAACTTTAGCGTGCAGGCAAACGGATATAGATACGTGCAGTACCGTTACTCAAATTTAAGCACGACGACGAAAGCGGGCTCGGCAAATATCAACGATCCTAAAATTTTCCCGCATCCAAACTCTAAAAAAGGCTCAAATTTATATAAACTCAGCACGACCGATATGAAAAATATCTCCGTGCTAGACGATATCACGATAAACGACAACTTTAGCTTGCTACTAAGCCTCTCAAACAGCTGGATCAAAGAGCGCACTCGCCCGGCCATAACCGCTACGCAAAGACAGCTAAAACCTATCGTGACCAAATACGACGAATCAGGCCTTAGCTACGGCGCGAGCCTGGTATATAAACCGGTTGAAAACGTGAGCACCTATATTACCTTTGCCGATAGCTTGCAACAAGGCGGCAGCGGCACGAACACCGACGGCACGACCAGCGTGCTAAAACCGTATCGCTCGAAACAATACGAAATAGGCGCTAAAGCTCGCATAAACGAAATCGACTTTAGCACGGCGGTGTTTAGGATACAGCGCCCTATCGCCTATGTCGGCAGCAACGGCAGATACGACGTCCAAGGCGAGCAGGTAAATACCGGCTTTGAGTTTATGAGCGGCGGTAAAATCACGTCAAATTTAAGCGTTCTAGGCGGATTTACGCTAATAAATTCTAAATTTAAAGATCCGCTACTAAAAGGCGCAAACGGCAAAGTCGTAAACGGCGTGCCTAAACTAAACTCGAATTTGCTATTTGACTACGTAGTGCCAAATACCGAAAAGCTCGCGTTTAGCGCAAATTTCCACTACACGAGCAAGATGTACATCGACGATCTAAACACTCAGGCTACGCCTAGCTTTTTTGTCACGGATCTTGGCGTGAGATACGTTAGCCGCGCTATGCTGGGCAAGCAAACCACCTTGCGCTTTAACGTAAACAACGTATTTAACAAAAAATACTGGGCGGGCATGTATCCTGCAAGTGCTGATGGCGCAGGCACTAGCGCTAGCGTTCTTGGCGTAGCTAACGGACTAAGCCTGGGCGAGAGCAGGATGTTTATGCTTTCGGCCGAAGTCAAATTTTAA
- a CDS encoding TonB-dependent siderophore receptor, which produces MKIKISVAACAVLALFAAQANAADTVKLQGVEVNSIGDNISESGISEGILNKGVASGPLAGKKVLDMPYQVNTMSIEAMNHQGVAGFEDAVKYFPSAQIQTRGGVEVGRPQTRGFQGSVVGNVLWDGFYSVSTTAIPMYMFEGLQIQNGLAGSLYGGQDPAGIFNYTRKRPIPFLNTFWADYTSRSNFGIGWDTSDRFQYVGYRGVFYKSDGAKQAKNSDYERNLASLGLDFYLTENFTIETNFSYYKHKMLGIPGGFSVPGRNGVLNFAIPDATKNTKAGLEQEWAGSDLKTTTASVKFKYAPTERWYFEGGYQWQKAIRDMYGTSKTFTNQNGDFSVAASGGNGAASRFDVQSWFAKATTEFETFGIEHNFGVQANGYNWTIYGAKTAGGRANLGNSNLYNPKTFSNPHVTKGGGAYKNSQSSMKNLTIADDIKLNDYFSVILSAARSNFENKNKQTSVKTYDESGTSYAASFIYRPIENVSL; this is translated from the coding sequence ATGAAAATTAAAATTTCAGTCGCCGCATGTGCGGTTTTAGCGCTATTTGCAGCACAAGCAAACGCAGCCGATACGGTCAAGCTTCAGGGGGTCGAAGTAAACAGCATCGGCGATAATATCAGCGAGAGCGGTATCAGCGAAGGCATACTAAACAAGGGCGTCGCCAGCGGTCCGCTAGCAGGCAAAAAGGTACTTGATATGCCTTATCAGGTAAACACGATGTCGATTGAGGCTATGAATCACCAAGGCGTGGCCGGTTTTGAGGATGCGGTGAAGTACTTCCCTTCAGCGCAAATCCAAACTAGAGGCGGCGTCGAGGTCGGTCGTCCGCAGACTCGCGGCTTTCAGGGTTCGGTCGTCGGTAACGTACTTTGGGACGGCTTTTACTCGGTTTCAACAACTGCTATACCTATGTATATGTTTGAGGGGCTTCAGATACAAAACGGTCTTGCAGGCTCGCTTTACGGCGGACAAGATCCGGCAGGCATCTTTAACTACACTAGAAAACGTCCGATACCGTTTTTAAATACGTTTTGGGCCGACTATACGAGTAGGTCAAATTTTGGTATAGGCTGGGATACTTCGGATAGATTTCAGTACGTCGGATACCGCGGCGTATTTTATAAATCAGACGGCGCTAAACAAGCTAAAAATAGCGATTACGAAAGAAATTTAGCTAGCCTAGGCCTTGATTTTTATCTAACCGAAAATTTTACTATCGAGACGAATTTTAGCTACTACAAACACAAAATGCTAGGAATACCCGGCGGCTTTTCGGTGCCTGGTAGAAACGGTGTTTTAAACTTTGCTATACCGGACGCTACAAAAAATACGAAAGCGGGCCTAGAGCAAGAGTGGGCGGGAAGCGACCTAAAAACTACGACCGCTAGCGTTAAATTTAAATACGCTCCGACCGAGCGTTGGTACTTTGAGGGCGGATATCAGTGGCAAAAAGCCATCCGCGATATGTACGGCACGAGCAAAACTTTCACGAATCAAAACGGAGATTTTAGCGTAGCGGCTAGTGGAGGAAACGGCGCGGCAAGCAGGTTTGACGTACAAAGCTGGTTTGCTAAAGCTACGACCGAGTTTGAGACGTTCGGTATAGAGCACAACTTCGGCGTGCAGGCAAACGGCTATAACTGGACAATATACGGCGCTAAAACCGCAGGCGGAAGAGCAAATTTGGGCAACTCGAATTTATATAATCCAAAAACTTTTTCAAATCCGCACGTAACAAAAGGCGGCGGAGCTTATAAAAATAGCCAAAGCTCTATGAAAAACCTCACTATCGCGGACGATATCAAGCTAAACGACTACTTTAGCGTGATTTTAAGCGCAGCCAGAAGCAACTTTGAAAACAAAAACAAGCAAACAAGCGTAAAAACGTACGACGAGAGCGGCACTAGCTACGCAGCGAGCTTTATTTATCGCCCTATCGAAAATGTAAGCCTATAA
- a CDS encoding TonB-dependent receptor domain-containing protein: MQGEQVNRGLEFTAGGKITNDLSVMGGVALIQPKLKKAKQAYAQGKIVVGEPKVQSNLLFDYVVPNTDKLALSANLHYTGKRYADQRNVNAVPAYFTTDLGIRYVTKEWLGKQTTLRFNVNNVFDKKYWVGMFPSNIDGTTTGAGTSIFLGQSRTFMLSAEVKF; encoded by the coding sequence ATCCAAGGCGAGCAGGTAAATAGAGGCCTAGAGTTTACCGCAGGAGGCAAGATCACAAACGATCTTAGCGTAATGGGCGGCGTCGCGCTAATACAGCCGAAGCTAAAAAAGGCAAAACAAGCCTACGCGCAGGGTAAGATCGTGGTCGGCGAACCAAAAGTTCAGTCAAATTTACTCTTTGACTACGTCGTGCCAAATACCGACAAGCTAGCCCTAAGCGCAAATTTACACTACACTGGCAAACGCTACGCCGATCAGCGTAACGTAAATGCTGTACCTGCGTACTTTACGACCGATCTTGGCATCCGCTACGTAACCAAAGAGTGGCTAGGCAAGCAAACTACGCTAAGATTTAACGTAAATAACGTATTTGATAAAAAGTACTGGGTCGGAATGTTCCCGTCAAATATCGACGGAACTACGACGGGTGCGGGCACAAGTATCTTTTTAGGACAGAGCAGGACGTTTATGCTATCGGCTGAAGTTAAATTTTAG